A stretch of the Panicum virgatum strain AP13 chromosome 9N, P.virgatum_v5, whole genome shotgun sequence genome encodes the following:
- the LOC120692388 gene encoding uncharacterized protein LOC120692388 isoform X6 — protein MGMVPNGLLPNASAGVTRRLDPERWAVAELRTAELIARIQPNAHSEGRRLAVYHYVQRLIMNCLSCQVFTFGSVPLKTYLPDGDIDVIAFGNSEELKEIWAKLVRDALEREEKSENAEFHVKEVQYIQAEVKIIKCIVENIVVDISFNQVGGLCTLCFLEEVDNLISRNHLFKRSIILIKAWCFYESRILGAHHGLISTYALEMLVLYIFHVFNNSFTGPLEVLYRFLEFFSNFDWERFCLSLWGPVPISSLPDMTAEPPRMDSGELLLNKSFLDTCSAAYGVVPRTQENKGQPFVSKHFNIIDPLRTNNNLGRSVSKGNLFRIRSAFAYGAKRLGKLLECPKENLVIELNQFFTNTWIRYGSGSRPDVPTQSLVDVQPLKVVPSVVSNSHKSVTAFKKKVESPKLLANQNNLHADQDNLTGVCHSYPDPSSQSIQKSDLHCHALPTTVNPSISHAQHQKVYAAQGNAKVSEQLERKLTEADDGPRNMTLVPISNEASEILAGPDSFPTQSRTSQVENGVDPTQTGISNPVFAPFLIGSPQQRQADSSGLTVPTGPPVPFVVLPYASRNSDGCGPQFEINEGIDQLSANIAGQNFSLLNDVDQPDSYATSTASCSTMAEPSREHKPDILSSDFISHWNNLQYGRFCQNARPVGPVLYPFPVPQMYLQGHAAWDGPARRPATNVNWTQMVPPGQRLFPVIPLQQSTQRGTGVLHNYGEDAPRYRGGTGTYFPNPVPYRDRHSNSRNYRGGYNGDRSDYSDKEGGWINSKQRNPNRSNGRSQSERSGMRSDRQANDESQPDRLRQTYRNDSYRHEASSQYLVQGQSFGSTSSMHKQGNIAHEVYAPQSTTSNGTSALSGPPGPPFFMVYSYEPGTNHVASSSEPIEFGSLGPLPAADGDDIPRSTHQMVPNGFYGQRHGPYRGGSSHSSPDQPSSPQPRR, from the exons ATGGGGATGGTGCCCAACGGGCTCCTGCCCAATGCATCCGCCGGAGTGACGCGGCGGCTCGACCCCGAGCGATGGGCGGTCGCGGAGCTCCGCACGGCGGAGCTGATCGCGCGCATCCAGCCCAACGCGCACTCCGAAGGACGGAGGCTCGCCGTCTACCACTACGTGCAGCGACTTATCATGAACTGCCTCTCGTGCCAG GTTTTTACCTTTGGTTCAGTCCCTCTCAAGACTTACTTACCTGATGGTGATATTGATGTCATTGCTTTTGGTAATAGTGAAGAATTAAAAGAGATTTGGGCAAAACTTGTCCGGGATGCATTGGAGCGTGAAGAGAAGAGTGAAAATGCTGAATTTCATGTAAAAGAAGTCCAGTATATTCAGGCAGAG GTCAAGATTATTAAGTGTATTGTGGAAAACATTGTTGTCGACATCTCATTTAATCAAGTTGGTGGACTATGTACACTTTGTTTTCTTGAAGAG GTCGACAACTTGATCAGCCGAAATCATCTATTCAAGCGGAGTATCATATTGATAAAGGCATGGTGTTTCTACGAGAGTCGTATTCTGGGAGCTCACCATGGCCTTATATCTACTTATGCATTGGAGATGCTGGTTCTGTACATATTTCATGTATTCAACAATTCATTTACTGGACCTCTTGAG GTTTTGTACCGtttcttagaatttttcagCAACTTTGATTGGGAGAGGTTTTGTTTGAGCTTGTGGGGCCCTGTTCCTATAAGTTCACTTCCAGATATGACTG CCGAACCTCCGCGGATGGATAGTGGTGAATTGTTGCTGAACAAGTCCTTCCTGGATACCTGTAGTGCTGCATATGGAGTTGTGCCTCGCACCCAGGAGAATAAGGGTCAACCATTTGTTTCCAAACACTTCAATATTATTGATCCTTTACGCACAAACAATAATCTTGGAAGAAGTGTCAGCAAAG GCAATTTGTTTAGAATACGCAGTGCTTTTGCATATGGGGCGAAAAGGCTTGGAAAGTTACTTGAATGTCCAAAAGAAAATTTAGTTATTGAATTGAATCAGTTCTTCACAAATACATGGATAAGATATGGGAGTGGAAGTCGTCCTGATGTGCCTACCCAAAGTCTGGTTGATGTGCAGCCTCTGAAAGTTGTTCCTTCTGTAGTGTCAAACAGTCACAAAAGTGTAACAGCATTCAAGAAAAAAGTTGAAAGTCCTAAGCTTCTTGCTAATCAGAACAATCTTCATGCAGATCAAGATAATCTTACTGGAGTTTGTCACAGTTATCCTGATCCTTCTTCTCAGTCAATTCAGAAAAGTGACCTACATTGTCATGCTCTGCCAACAACAGTTAATCCTTCTATTTCTCATGCTCAGCACCAAAAAGTTTACGCGGCACAAGGAAATGCCAAGGTCTCTGAACAGCTTGAAAGAAAACTCACTGAAGCTGATGATGGCCCCAGAAATATGACGTTGGTACCAATCAGTAATGAAGCTTCTGAGATATTAGCAGGGCCCGATTCTTTTCCAACACAATCACGAACTAGTCAAGTAGAAAATGGTGTTGATCCAACTCAAACCGGCATATCTAATCCTGTGTTTGCACCTTTTCTTATTGGTTCCCCACAGCAGAGGCAAGCTGATAGCTCTGGACTGACTGTTCCAACAGGTCCACCAGTTCCTTTTGTTGTGCTCCCTTATGCTTCACGGAATAGCGATGGTTGTGGTCCCCAGTTTGAGATAAACGAAGGAATTGATCAGCTTTCTGCCAATATTGCGGgtcaaaattttagtttgctcAATGATGTTGACCAACCAGATTCCTATGCTACCTCAACAGCATCATGCAGTACTATGGCTGAGCCATCCAGGGAACACAAGCCTGACATCTTGAGCAGTGATTTCATTAGCCATTGGAACAATTTACAGTATGGGCGATTCTGCCAGAATGCCCGTCCCGTAGGTCCTGTGCTATACCCTTTTCCGGTCCCACAAATGTATTTGCAGGGCCATGCTGCATGGGATGGGCCTGCAAGACGTCCTGCAACAAATGTTAACTGGACACAGATGGTACCCCCTGGTCAACGTTTATTTCCTGTGATACCTCTGCAACAATCAACGCAAAGAGGTACTGGTGTTCTCCATAACTATGGGGAAGATGCCCCAAGATACCGTGGAGGCACAGGAACCTACTTTCCAAATCCT GTTCCGTATAGGGATCGGCATTCAAATTCAAGAAACTACAGAGGAGGTTATAATGGTGACAGGAGTGATTATAGTGACAAGGAAGGAGGCTGGATAAACTCAAAACAACGAAACCCAAACCGCAGCAATGGGCGTAGCCAGTCGGAGAGGTCTGGCATGCGGTCTGATAGACAGGCCAATGATGAGAGTCAGCCTGATAGGCTACGGCAAACTTATAGAAATGACTCGTACAGGCATGAGGCAAGCTCTCAATATCTTGTGCAGGGCCAATCTTTTGGATCCACAAGCTCTATGCACAAACAAGGGAACATAGCACATGAAGTTTATGCACCACAATCTACAACTTCAAATGGTACCAGTGCTTTATCTGGCCCTCCAGGACCACCATTTTTTATGGTGTACTCATATGAACCAGGCACAAATCATGTTGCATCCTCATCTGAGCCAATTGAATTTGGTTCTCTTGGGCCACTTCCCGCAGCAGATGGTGATGACATACCACGGTCGACACATCAAATGGTGCCTAATGGTTTTTATGGGCAAAGGCATGGTCCATATAGGGGCGGTTCCTCTCATTCCTCTCCTGATCAACCGTCCTCACCTCAGCCTCGCAG GTAG
- the LOC120692388 gene encoding uncharacterized protein LOC120692388 isoform X5: MGMVPNGLLPNASAGVTRRLDPERWAVAELRTAELIARIQPNAHSEGRRLAVYHYVQRLIMNCLSCQVFTFGSVPLKTYLPDGDIDVIAFGNSEELKEIWAKLVRDALEREEKSENAEFHVKEVQYIQAEVKIIKCIVENIVVDISFNQVGGLCTLCFLEEVDNLISRNHLFKRSIILIKAWCFYESRILGAHHGLISTYALEMLVLYIFHVFNNSFTGPLEVLYRFLEFFSNFDWERFCLSLWGPVPISSLPDMTAEPPRMDSGELLLNKSFLDTCSAAYGVVPRTQENKGQPFVSKHFNIIDPLRTNNNLGRSVSKGNLFRIRSAFAYGAKRLGKLLECPKENLVIELNQFFTNTWIRYGSGSRPDVPTQSLVDVQPLKVVPSVVSNSHKSVTAFKKKVESPKLLANQNNLHADQDNLTGVCHSYPDPSSQSIQKSDLHCHALPTTVNPSISHAQHQKVYAAQGNAKVSEQLERKLTEADDGPRNMTLVPISNEASEILAGPDSFPTQSRTSQVENGVDPTQTGISNPVFAPFLIGSPQQRQADSSGLTVPTGPPVPFVVLPYASRNSDGCGPQFEINEGIDQLSANIAGQNFSLLNDVDQPDSYATSTASCSTMAEPSREHKPDILSSDFISHWNNLQYGRFCQNARPVGPVLYPFPVPQMYLQGHAAWDGPARRPATNVNWTQMVPPGQRLFPVIPLQQSTQRGTGVLHNYGEDAPRYRGGTGTYFPNPKVPYRDRHSNSRNYRGGYNGDRSDYSDKEGGWINSKQRNPNRSNGRSQSERSGMRSDRQANDESQPDRLRQTYRNDSYRHEASSQYLVQGQSFGSTSSMHKQGNIAHEVYAPQSTTSNGTSALSGPPGPPFFMVYSYEPGTNHVASSSEPIEFGSLGPLPAADGDDIPRSTHQMVPNGFYGQRHGPYRGGSSHSSPDQPSSPQPRR, from the exons ATGGGGATGGTGCCCAACGGGCTCCTGCCCAATGCATCCGCCGGAGTGACGCGGCGGCTCGACCCCGAGCGATGGGCGGTCGCGGAGCTCCGCACGGCGGAGCTGATCGCGCGCATCCAGCCCAACGCGCACTCCGAAGGACGGAGGCTCGCCGTCTACCACTACGTGCAGCGACTTATCATGAACTGCCTCTCGTGCCAG GTTTTTACCTTTGGTTCAGTCCCTCTCAAGACTTACTTACCTGATGGTGATATTGATGTCATTGCTTTTGGTAATAGTGAAGAATTAAAAGAGATTTGGGCAAAACTTGTCCGGGATGCATTGGAGCGTGAAGAGAAGAGTGAAAATGCTGAATTTCATGTAAAAGAAGTCCAGTATATTCAGGCAGAG GTCAAGATTATTAAGTGTATTGTGGAAAACATTGTTGTCGACATCTCATTTAATCAAGTTGGTGGACTATGTACACTTTGTTTTCTTGAAGAG GTCGACAACTTGATCAGCCGAAATCATCTATTCAAGCGGAGTATCATATTGATAAAGGCATGGTGTTTCTACGAGAGTCGTATTCTGGGAGCTCACCATGGCCTTATATCTACTTATGCATTGGAGATGCTGGTTCTGTACATATTTCATGTATTCAACAATTCATTTACTGGACCTCTTGAG GTTTTGTACCGtttcttagaatttttcagCAACTTTGATTGGGAGAGGTTTTGTTTGAGCTTGTGGGGCCCTGTTCCTATAAGTTCACTTCCAGATATGACTG CCGAACCTCCGCGGATGGATAGTGGTGAATTGTTGCTGAACAAGTCCTTCCTGGATACCTGTAGTGCTGCATATGGAGTTGTGCCTCGCACCCAGGAGAATAAGGGTCAACCATTTGTTTCCAAACACTTCAATATTATTGATCCTTTACGCACAAACAATAATCTTGGAAGAAGTGTCAGCAAAG GCAATTTGTTTAGAATACGCAGTGCTTTTGCATATGGGGCGAAAAGGCTTGGAAAGTTACTTGAATGTCCAAAAGAAAATTTAGTTATTGAATTGAATCAGTTCTTCACAAATACATGGATAAGATATGGGAGTGGAAGTCGTCCTGATGTGCCTACCCAAAGTCTGGTTGATGTGCAGCCTCTGAAAGTTGTTCCTTCTGTAGTGTCAAACAGTCACAAAAGTGTAACAGCATTCAAGAAAAAAGTTGAAAGTCCTAAGCTTCTTGCTAATCAGAACAATCTTCATGCAGATCAAGATAATCTTACTGGAGTTTGTCACAGTTATCCTGATCCTTCTTCTCAGTCAATTCAGAAAAGTGACCTACATTGTCATGCTCTGCCAACAACAGTTAATCCTTCTATTTCTCATGCTCAGCACCAAAAAGTTTACGCGGCACAAGGAAATGCCAAGGTCTCTGAACAGCTTGAAAGAAAACTCACTGAAGCTGATGATGGCCCCAGAAATATGACGTTGGTACCAATCAGTAATGAAGCTTCTGAGATATTAGCAGGGCCCGATTCTTTTCCAACACAATCACGAACTAGTCAAGTAGAAAATGGTGTTGATCCAACTCAAACCGGCATATCTAATCCTGTGTTTGCACCTTTTCTTATTGGTTCCCCACAGCAGAGGCAAGCTGATAGCTCTGGACTGACTGTTCCAACAGGTCCACCAGTTCCTTTTGTTGTGCTCCCTTATGCTTCACGGAATAGCGATGGTTGTGGTCCCCAGTTTGAGATAAACGAAGGAATTGATCAGCTTTCTGCCAATATTGCGGgtcaaaattttagtttgctcAATGATGTTGACCAACCAGATTCCTATGCTACCTCAACAGCATCATGCAGTACTATGGCTGAGCCATCCAGGGAACACAAGCCTGACATCTTGAGCAGTGATTTCATTAGCCATTGGAACAATTTACAGTATGGGCGATTCTGCCAGAATGCCCGTCCCGTAGGTCCTGTGCTATACCCTTTTCCGGTCCCACAAATGTATTTGCAGGGCCATGCTGCATGGGATGGGCCTGCAAGACGTCCTGCAACAAATGTTAACTGGACACAGATGGTACCCCCTGGTCAACGTTTATTTCCTGTGATACCTCTGCAACAATCAACGCAAAGAGGTACTGGTGTTCTCCATAACTATGGGGAAGATGCCCCAAGATACCGTGGAGGCACAGGAACCTACTTTCCAAATCCT AAGGTTCCGTATAGGGATCGGCATTCAAATTCAAGAAACTACAGAGGAGGTTATAATGGTGACAGGAGTGATTATAGTGACAAGGAAGGAGGCTGGATAAACTCAAAACAACGAAACCCAAACCGCAGCAATGGGCGTAGCCAGTCGGAGAGGTCTGGCATGCGGTCTGATAGACAGGCCAATGATGAGAGTCAGCCTGATAGGCTACGGCAAACTTATAGAAATGACTCGTACAGGCATGAGGCAAGCTCTCAATATCTTGTGCAGGGCCAATCTTTTGGATCCACAAGCTCTATGCACAAACAAGGGAACATAGCACATGAAGTTTATGCACCACAATCTACAACTTCAAATGGTACCAGTGCTTTATCTGGCCCTCCAGGACCACCATTTTTTATGGTGTACTCATATGAACCAGGCACAAATCATGTTGCATCCTCATCTGAGCCAATTGAATTTGGTTCTCTTGGGCCACTTCCCGCAGCAGATGGTGATGACATACCACGGTCGACACATCAAATGGTGCCTAATGGTTTTTATGGGCAAAGGCATGGTCCATATAGGGGCGGTTCCTCTCATTCCTCTCCTGATCAACCGTCCTCACCTCAGCCTCGCAG GTAG